Below is a genomic region from Billgrantia tianxiuensis.
CTCCTTGGAACGAAGCCTGGGTCGCCAATTGTTTGTACGAGGCAGGCTGGGCTATTCCCTGACGGATGACGGCCAAACCCTGCTGCGAGGGCTTGAGGAGGTAGAGGCTCGTATTGAAAGACTGACCCAGCCACGCGCGAAGATTAAGCCAACCGTGAAGATATCCGCCGGCAGCTGGACGGCTCTTTTTTTGATGGAACGGTTGCACTTGATCACGGGCCAGCCGCCTGACATCAAGCCCTGTTTCATTACCAGCGAGAAAGTACTCAGTATACGGCACCGGGAGGCGGTGATCGGTTTTCGGAACCAGCGACCCACGGAGAAGACTCTGGTAGCGCGGAAGCTCAAACCTGTCGAGTTTGCTCCCTACATGGCGGCCGAAGCTCCGGAACGCTGGATCAAAGTGCTTGTGGACACACCATCGGCGCGCTGGGTGGACCGTGAAATCAGTGAAGAAGACATCGTTTGTGAAACCAGCCAGCCTCGCGCCGCTCTTGACCTTGCCCTCACAGGCGTTGGTATTGCGCTGTTGCCTACCTTTATCGGGGATGCGCAGGATCGTTTACGCCGCGTTCACCCTCCGATCGACGAGTTGAGGCACGAGCAATGGCTGGTCATCCATCAGGATGACCGCAACCTACCGGAGGTTCGGAAGACGATTGATCGGATCTACAAATTCATGCGGAATAAAATTGACTGAAATGCGGCATCAGATCCAGACGTCGTTCTCGGCGGTCCGCTCGCCCCCGACCTGCCCCGTATTCAGAATCCCGCGCGGCTCGATCAGCATCACCTCCGCTTCCTGCTCGGCGAAAGGCTTGTGCTCGACGCCCTTCGGGACCACGAACATCTCACCGGCGGCCAGATTGACCGCCCCATCGCGGAAATCGATGCGCAGGTTGCCCTTCATCACCAAGAATACCTCATCCGTCTCGGGATGATCGTGCCAGATGAAATCGCCCTCGAGCTTGACCACCTTGAACTGGTAGTCGTTCATCTCGGCAATTACCCTGGGTGACCACTGCTCGTTGAGCAGGCCAAGCTTCTGTCGGATATCGATCGCCTTGTAGTCCATCTTCCCCTCCTCTCGTCGGATGCCATTCGCGTCGCCGAATTGGCTCGCCCCGCTATCGGCCGCGATATAGCTACGCTAGCCCAACGAGGCGAAACACAACAGAGACAGTTATGCGCCATTCCGTACATGACAGTTGAGGCATTGCCCATCATCACCCCGGTATCAAGACCAGCTTCCCGAGATAATGCTCGCCGAGGGCGCGGTGAGCATCGGCAGCCCGCTCCACTCTTTCTCTCAAAAGCTGGAAAACCCACCCTGCTTCAAAGACTTGGTTGAGCCACTCGGCATCCCTTTGGGCGACTCCCCCTGCATCTGCAGAGGTTTTTTTCGACTTCCCCTTCCCTAGCATGACCCTCGTCCCCCTCCACCCAAGAAAGGACGACCCATGCATAGCGCCTACAAGAACAACGTCATCGCCCTTGCTGCACTGGCCGCACTCTATTCGACCGTTGCCCTGGCATCCCCCTCGCAAGCGCCCGACAGCGAGTGGACAACGAAAACGCTGGTCAACTCCCGGGCCAACATGTTCCATCCCGCCCTCAACCACCTGACGTTCCAGTCCTTGGACAAGATGTTCTCCACGCGAGCCGTGGAGGCCCCGCCCGCCCCATGGGGCCTGGAAGAAAGGCCGATGGAGATCGACGGGACCTTCACGCTGGAGGGCGAGCAAGTTTCCCTCGAGGCGTTTCTGGAAGGGACGAGAACCAATGGCCTGCTCGTTCTCAAGGATGGAAAGATCGCCTACGAGCGCTATCGCAATGGTCTCGACGAGGCGACCCCGCACGCCGTCTTCTCAGTCTCCAAGTCGATCCTCGCTACCCTGATCGGCTTTGCCGTCGAGGATGGCAGCATCGCCAGCCTCGACGACAAGGTGGCCGACTATGTGCCGGCCCTGGCTGGCAGCGGCTACGAGGATGTCAGCATTGTCGACGTGTTGCGCATGCGCTCCGGGGTGGCCTGGGAAGAGATATATGAATTCGGGGGCAGCACCCAGCTCACCGAGGTGCACGACAACGCCCTGGTCGCTTACCGCTACCGCTGGTGCGACTACGCGGCCTCATCCTCCGAGCGCCAATACGAGCCCGGCGAAAGGTTCAACTACTCCACCCTCGATACCAGCGTGCTCGGCTGTGTGCTGGAGGGTGCCGTCAATACGACGGTGGCCAACTACATGACGGAGAAGCTCTGGCAGCCCGCCGGCATGGAGTTCGACGCCTACTGGATCATGGACGGCCCGGAGCCCGTCGGGAACGAGTTCTACGGCGCCGGCTTCAACGCCACGCTGCGAGACCTCGGGCGCTTCGGCCTCATGATGCTCGACATGGGCGAAGCCAACGGCGTCCAGGTGCTATCCAGAGATTGGGTGGAAAGCGCCACCGTTTCCGATCCCGGCTACGAGCGCATCTCGGAAGACGCCCCCATCGGTTATCAGTACCAGTGGTGGACCTTCCCTGACCGTGACGCCTACTCGGCCATCGGCATCTACAACCAGTTCGTCTACATCGACCCGCAGAGCCAAACGGTCATCGTCAAACTCAGCCACACGCCCGATGCCGAAGGCTGGGAAGACGACACCCTGGCCTTCCTCGAGAAGATTTCACACCTCACCCCTTAGTTGCAGCGAAGCACCACGCATTCGGGAGGCCTTCTACCCTGGGAGGCTTTTCGCCCCCCTGTGGGCTCAAGCCTCCTCAGTACTCCACAAGCTATCGACCTGTCACGACCCGATAATTTCAACAACAAGGTAGAAAGACATGAACAAGACATCGGCCTGGCTGGCTACCGGCGTTTTTTGCGCCGCCTCCTTCTCTGCGCATGCCTGGGAAATCAACGACGATTTCTCCCTCTATCTCGATATCAAGGCCCTCAGCGACTATCGTGCCGGCGGGGTCTCGATGACGAGCAACGACTCCGCCCTGTGGCTCGATGCCACCCTGGTCCACAGCAAGAGCGGAGGTCATGCCGGCATCTTCACCTCCAATATCGATTTCGGCACGGATGCCAACCGGGAATTTGCCTATTACCTCGGCATTACCCGCCCCATCACGGAGAACTTGCTGGGCTCCTTCACTCGGATCGAGTTCGAATACCCTCGGGACAACCAGTTCAACTTCGGCGAGTGGATCGCGACACTCAGCGCTTACGGCGTCACCCTTGGCGTCAAGTACAGCGACGACATGAAGCCCGATGCCAAGCGCACCATCGCCTGGCTGGAGTATGAACACAGCCTCCCTCACGAGACGACGCTGGGCTTCCGCTACGGCCTGACGGATCAAAGCCGCGATATTTATGTCGACGATGACGGCTCCAGGCGCAGCACTTATTACGATTGGGAAATCGGTATCGGCAAGCGCCAGTGGGGACTGGACTGGCGCCTGGCCTACATCGACACCGACCTTTCCAGATCCGAGTGCGCCTCCGCCTTCGGCGCCAGTAACGTCTGCTCGGCGACGCTGGTGGGATCCATCTCCAAGCTTTTCTAACCGTAGGGGAAGGTTAGGCTGGGGGAAGGCAGCGCTTGGCTCACTCGCCGCCGGGATGACGAAGCGCCGAGATCAGCTCCACCTTGTTGCTGACCCCCAGTCGAACATAGGCATTGCGAAGGTAGGTCCTGGCCGTGGCGGGAGTGACGCCCAGCGTACGGGCCACCTCCTTGTAGGAGCTGCCCTGGGAGTAGAGCCTCGCGGCACTGAGCTCCCGCGGAGCGAGCAGGGAAGCGCGTCGGCGGGAGCACATCGTCAGGGAGACCAGCTCACCGCAGGGCTGCACCACGATTCCCCTCCGGCTTCCGGCGACAAGGTGCAGGGCGCATGCCCCAGCATGTCGGAAAGATTGTCCGGCAGGCGGGAGCCCTGCCAGCCGGCATACTCCTCGTTGAGGGCCGCTCCCACTTCCCTGCCGATGTAGAGCAGCTCCCCCTTCCTGCTCGAGAGCGCATAGTCGTCCCAGTCGTTCGACATGCCATCGGAACGAACCGCCATCAAATAGGCTTTCCAACAGCGAGCCAGGTGCCGGACGAACTCCTCCATCAGCAGAGCATCGACATCGTCGAAGCCGAATCGGGACTTGCCTCGGTTGATCGACACGAAAAACAGCATCCCGCTGGGAGGGAAATCCAGCGTCACGGCCATGCTATGGTAGATGTCATGCCGTTCGCAGAACGCTCCCACCGCCGTTTTCGCCTCCTCCGGGCAGTCGCCCTGACACTCCCTGACGGCCTGGCCCAACCGAGAGATCGAAGCGTTCGCGAATCGGTCGAGGGTGGAGATGTCGTTCCACTCCTCGGCGAACGAAGGGCTCAGACCCAGGCTGCCATGCATCAGGTTCTTCGCTGGCGCGTCCTGTGCGGACACATACACCTGCCCCCACCACGCCGTATCGAAGCTCACGACATTAGCGAAGCCTTGAACGGCTTCGTGTAGCCAGCTTCTCGATGCCGGGCATCTGGGTATCTCGGCCAGGCCAAGCACTTCGTGGCTGAAGCGCTGCAGCACCCTCGCATCGACCGCGGAACCACATGCCTTGCTGTTGTTATTGTTCATATGGGTATCGCTCATGCCGTTACTCTGCAGATTCAATCGAGCCGCAACACGCCCTGCGGCGGTGGCTCGCGATAAAGCGCCTCGACGATGGCGGCCCGGTTCTCCAGCACGGTCCGCTGGTTGATCGAGCCCTTGTCGGTGATCTCGTGGGCATCCAGGCGCGGCGGCTCGTCGAGCAGCACCAGGCGCCGCACCCGGGTGGAGCTGCCGGTGCTGTGGGCGTCCAGGTCCCGCAGCATCTGCAGGAAGCGCTCGTGCACCGGCTCGCTGGCCAGCACCGTGGCGGCATCGATTTCGCTGCCCAGCCCCGCCAGCTCACGGCACTTCTCCAGGTCCGGGAACACCATGACCGCCACATAGGGCCGGTCGAGCCCGGCGATCACCACGTCCTTCACATAAGGGGCACCGGCTTCGATGATGCGCGCCCGCAGCGGCCCGACGCTGACCCAGGTGCCGGTATCCAGCTTGAAGTCCTCGGAGATGCGCCCGTCGAAGCGCATGCCGCGCTGGGGTCGTCCGGGTCGATGAACTTGACCGCATCGCCCAGGCAGTAGAAGCCTTCCTCGTCGAAGCTCCTGGCGGTGACCTCGGGCTGGCGCCAGTAGCCCGGCATCACGCTGGGCCCTTTCACCCGGCACTCCAGCTTGCCGCCGTTGGGCACCAGCTTGATCGTCACCCCGCGCGCCGGCAGGCCCACCACGCCGGAACGGGACTCCTCCAGCGAGGCGAACATCGCCGAGGGGGCGGTCTCGGTGGCGCCCAGGCCGGTCAGCATGCCCACCTTGCAGCCCAGGGTCTGGATGGCCAGGCGGTCGAGTTCGTCCCAGATGTGCTGGGAGAGCCCCGCCGCGGCGAAGAACATCAGGTTGAGCCGGGAGAAGAAGGTCTCGCGCAGGGCATCCTCGCGCTTCAGGTAGTCCACCAGAATCTCGAAACCCTTGGGCACGTTGAAGTAGACCGTGGGGGCGATCTCGCGCAGGTTGGCGATGGTCTTCTCGAACTCGCCCGGCACCGGGCGGCCGTCGTCGATATAGAGGCTGCCGCCGTTGTAGAGCACGATGCCGACGTTGTGGTTGCCGCCGAAGGTGTGGTTCCACGGCAGCCAGTCGACCAGCACCGGTGGCTCGTCGCGCATGAAGGGCATCAGCGAGGCCAGCATCTCCTGGTTGGCGCAGAGCATGCGGTGAGTATTGACGACGCCCTTGGGCATGCCGGTGGAGCCTGAGGTGAACAGGAACTTGACGATGGTGTCGGGGCCGACGGCCGCACGGGCCTCCTCCACCGCCGCAGTCACGGGAGTATCCAGCAGTTCGTCGAAGGTGCCCAAGGGGAAGCCTTCGGCCTCTACCGCCACACAGTCGCAGTCGGCCGGCTGCACCGCCGCCAGGGCGGGAGCGAAGTCCTTCGCCTTGTCGACCATCAGCAGGCCCGGCGTCAGCAGCTCGACGATATGGCGAAGCTTGCCGTAGTCGCGGCTGACCAGCGAATAGGCCGGCGAGACGGGGGCGAAGGGAATACCCACATACATCGCCGCCAGCGACAGCAGCAGGTGCTCGATGGAATTACCGCTGAGGATGGCCAAGGGCCGCTCGACGCTCAGGCCGTGGTTCAGCAGTCCTTGCGCCAGGCGGCGTACCCGCGCCAGGGTCTCGGCATAGCTCAGGCGCTGCCACTCGCCGGCACCGTCGCGCCGCGCCACGAAGGTACGCTCCGGCGTCTCGTCGGCCCAGCGCTCCAGGCACTCGAGCAGCGTATCGGGGTAGTCGCCGAGGGGTTCCTCGACAGTGAGAAGTCGGGTTCCATCATCGCGCAGGATCAGCTTGGCAGTGGCAGTGCCCAGACGGACATCGCGAAAGGAGGAAGACATGGGCGCTCCTGCTGTTTGTGATCGTTGTCAGGATCGAAAGGGGCATCTCGCTACCCTCGGCATGGGAGCCTTGGTAACATGGAGTCCAGTATTTTTTTAAACTGTTGGCATGTCAAACATTTTGCCACCATAACATTATTCTTGGGGAACCGAAGAAAGGCGGAATAAGCATTCAGCATCAAAAAGATACGCTCATAACGCCGTGTCGCCGTGACGATTCTCACGGCCGAGACACGACTAAAGTTGGAGACCGTGACAGGCCTCGCCGTCCGGTATCCGATAGGCTGTTTGCTGCTTGCCGCCTCGTGGCTCACCCAACCTCAGGGCCGACCAACCTATGAGCAACGACGACCAGAACGGTATCGACTACTCCATGCTGCAGTCCCGCCTCGGCTACAAGCTACGCCGGGCGCAACTCGTCTACTTCGACGTGTTCTTCGAGGCTTGCGCCCAGGAGGGCATCACGCCCGGTCTGTTCAGCATCCTCGCCATCATCTATCACAACCCCGGGCTGACGCAGTCGGCGGTCTCCACCGCCCTGGACGTGGACCGTTCCGCCATGGTGGCGGCCATCGACAAGCTGGAGAGCATGGAGGTGGTGGAACGGCGCAAGTCGAAGAACGATCGGCGCTCCTATGCCCTCTACCTCACCGACAAGGGCAAGGAATTCACCGAGCGGCTCAACCGCAAGGTCTCCGCGGGCGAAGACAGCTTCGACAGCTTCATGAAGGAAGGCGAGCGCGAGTGGCTGCTCGACCTTCTCGACCGTATCATCGCTGCCCGCAAGGGAGGCTGATGCCCACTGCAAGCGCCCGGAGAGACACAAGGCTCTGTCTGAAAACTCGGCGAGCGAAGGCCAGGGCTAGGCCCGTTCCCTACGGGCCAACGCACTTCCCACATCCATGTGGGTCGCAAGGCAAAAATCGGCGTGAAGACGGACTGGGCTCGCACACGAGTTTACGTGCTGTAAATGAGTACTTTGAGCCGATTTTTAACGCCGTATGGCCGAGCGCAGCCAGTTTTCGGGCGAGCCTAGATGGGATAGTGCCGGGGCCCCAGCTGAATCGTGATCCAGCGCAGCTCGGTGAACTCCTCGATACCCGCCTTGCCGCCGAAGCGCCCGTAGCCGCTGGCCTTGATGCCGCCGAAGGGCATCTGCGGCTCGTCGTGCACCGTCGGCGCATTGATATGGCAGATGCCCGACTGGATGCGCCCGGCAACCTTGATCGCCCGCGCCGTGTCGCGGCTGAACACCGCCGCCGAGAGACCGTACTCGCTGTCGTTGGCGATACGGATGGCCTCCTCCTCGCCCTCGACGCGGATCACCGCCACCACCGGCCCGAACGACTCCTCGCTGTAGAGGCGCATTGCCGGGGTCACGCCATCCACCACCGTGGCCGGCATGATCACCCCATCGGCCCGGCCACCTGCGGCCAGGCGCGCACCATGGCTCTCGGCATCGTCGAGCAGCGCGTTGAGCTTCTGCCCCGACTCGGCGTTGATCAGGGTGCCCAGGGCATTGCCCTCGCCGCGCGGGTCGCCGGCCTTGAGCGCCGCGGCACGCGCGGCCAGCTTGTCGACGAAGGCGTCGGCCACCGAGGCATCGACGATCAGCCGCTCGGTGGACATGCAGATCTGCCCCTGGTTGAAGAAGGCGCCGAAGATCGCTGCGTCCACCGCGGCATCCAGGTCGGCATCGTCCAGCACCAGCAGCGGCGCCTTGCCGCCCAGCTCCAACAGCACCGGCTTGAGATAATGCGCCGCCTTCTCGGCGATGATCCGCCCCACCCCGGTGGAGCCGGTGAAGTTGATGCGCGCCACCTCGGAATGCCCGATCAGCGCCTCTACCACCTGCGGAGCGTCGGCCGGCGCATTGGTGATCACATTGACCACGCCGTCACCGAGCCCCGCCTCCACCAGCACCTCACCGATCAGGTGGTGGGTCGCCGGGCACTGCTCCGAGGCCTTGAGGATCACCGTATTGCCGCACGCCAGCGGCGTGGCCACGGCGCGGGTGCCGAGGATGATCGGTGCGTTCCACGGCGCGATACCCACCACCACGCCACAGGGCACGCGAATGCCCATGGCCAGGTTGTCGGGCACGTTGGAGGGGATCACGTCGCCCTGGATCTGAGTGGTCAGCGACGCCGCCTCGCGCAGCATGCCGGCGGCCACCATCACGTTGAAGCCCGCCCAGGCCGGTGTGGCGCCGGTCTCGTCCACCATGCGCTCGATGAACTCGGCCTGGCGCGCTTCCATCAGATCCGCCGCCTTGAGCAGCTTGCCGCGCCGCTCGCCAGGGCCCGTTTGCGACCAGGTCGCGAAGGCGCGGCCCGCGGCATCCGCTGCCGCCTTGGCATCCTCCACCGAGGCCGCCGCCGCCGTGGTGGTGGCCTGGCCCGTAAAGGGATTGGCGCGTTCGAAGGTGCGCCCCTGGGACGCAGCCTTGGCCCGGCCGTCGATCAGCAGTTCGAGGGTCGTCATGGGTCACTCCGTTGCATTGTTATGGCATTGCCCGCTTCTCATTTTCCTCGAAGCTAACGGCTGCATAAGGCAATATCAGCGGGATTACTTGGACTTTTCACGTATCGGGCTTGGACTTTGGTCGTGTGTCAGACCGTCGCCACAGCGTGACGCCAGGAGCGTTACAGACCGGGATAGCATGTAAATGCTCACCCAGCAGCCAGTGCATCAACAACTGTATCAAGCGCTATGCTCCCCAGACGACGCTCAGCGTCCAATCTTTCATGGAAGGCTATATGGCCAGAGTTAATCCCCTGAGTCATTTCAATGAATCCGGAGATGGCTGCGGATGAAAAGCCTTGGCCTGCTATCGATCGCGCCCAGTCTGATTCCGGTATTGAGACAGGCTGTACCTCCTTCCCGAGTTTCAAAGACAAGTGCTCCGCGATATCATTCGGGGAATACCTGGCGGGACCTTCCAGGTCAATAGCTCTCACACCTTCCCAGTCTTCACAGAGAGTTTCTGCCGCTATGCGACCAATATCTTCTGTTGCGACCATCGGAAATTTTTTATCCAAAGGGGAAAGAAAGCTGGGTAAACGACGCTGATGTATGGCCATTTTAACGAGCGCCCCCCAGTTTTCCATAAAGTACGCTGCGCGAAGAAATGTCACAGGCAATCCTGCATCGCTCAAGCCCCCCTCAAGCATGCGATTCATGGCAATCCAGCCAGTTCCCCCGGGCTGCTCAGCACCGATTGACGAGAGGGCAACCAGCTTGGGCAACTTCGCCACCTTTGCCGCCCCCACAATGGTGTAAGCCATCGATTCAGCCTGTGAAAACAGATTCTCTGACGAATACTGCGGGGGGCTGACGATGT
It encodes:
- a CDS encoding cupin domain-containing protein, which encodes MDYKAIDIRQKLGLLNEQWSPRVIAEMNDYQFKVVKLEGDFIWHDHPETDEVFLVMKGNLRIDFRDGAVNLAAGEMFVVPKGVEHKPFAEQEAEVMLIEPRGILNTGQVGGERTAENDVWI
- a CDS encoding LuxR family transcriptional regulator, which produces MSDTHMNNNNSKACGSAVDARVLQRFSHEVLGLAEIPRCPASRSWLHEAVQGFANVVSFDTAWWGQVYVSAQDAPAKNLMHGSLGLSPSFAEEWNDISTLDRFANASISRLGQAVRECQGDCPEEAKTAVGAFCERHDIYHSMAVTLDFPPSGMLFFVSINRGKSRFGFDDVDALLMEEFVRHLARCWKAYLMAVRSDGMSNDWDDYALSSRKGELLYIGREVGAALNEEYAGWQGSRLPDNLSDMLGHAPCTLSPEAGGESWCSPAVSWSP
- a CDS encoding NmrA family NAD(P)-binding protein encodes the protein MSTAELFVVTGATGRTGSAAARTLLDAGKRVRVVVRDKSKGDVWTALGAEVAVADFLDHAALCEAFSGAAGAYIVSPPQYSSENLFSQAESMAYTIVGAAKVAKLPKLVALSSIGAEQPGGTGWIAMNRMLEGGLSDAGLPVTFLRAAYFMENWGALVKMAIHQRRLPSFLSPLDKKFPMVATEDIGRIAAETLCEDWEGVRAIDLEGPARYSPNDIAEHLSLKLGKEVQPVSIPESDWARSIAGQGFSSAAISGFIEMTQGINSGHIAFHERLDAERRLGSIALDTVVDALAAG
- a CDS encoding serine hydrolase domain-containing protein, which codes for MHSAYKNNVIALAALAALYSTVALASPSQAPDSEWTTKTLVNSRANMFHPALNHLTFQSLDKMFSTRAVEAPPAPWGLEERPMEIDGTFTLEGEQVSLEAFLEGTRTNGLLVLKDGKIAYERYRNGLDEATPHAVFSVSKSILATLIGFAVEDGSIASLDDKVADYVPALAGSGYEDVSIVDVLRMRSGVAWEEIYEFGGSTQLTEVHDNALVAYRYRWCDYAASSSERQYEPGERFNYSTLDTSVLGCVLEGAVNTTVANYMTEKLWQPAGMEFDAYWIMDGPEPVGNEFYGAGFNATLRDLGRFGLMMLDMGEANGVQVLSRDWVESATVSDPGYERISEDAPIGYQYQWWTFPDRDAYSAIGIYNQFVYIDPQSQTVIVKLSHTPDAEGWEDDTLAFLEKISHLTP
- a CDS encoding response regulator transcription factor, yielding MVQPCGELVSLTMCSRRRASLLAPRELSAARLYSQGSSYKEVARTLGVTPATARTYLRNAYVRLGVSNKVELISALRHPGGE
- a CDS encoding feruloyl-CoA synthase, producing the protein MSSSFRDVRLGTATAKLILRDDGTRLLTVEEPLGDYPDTLLECLERWADETPERTFVARRDGAGEWQRLSYAETLARVRRLAQGLLNHGLSVERPLAILSGNSIEHLLLSLAAMYVGIPFAPVSPAYSLVSRDYGKLRHIVELLTPGLLMVDKAKDFAPALAAVQPADCDCVAVEAEGFPLGTFDELLDTPVTAAVEEARAAVGPDTIVKFLFTSGSTGMPKGVVNTHRMLCANQEMLASLMPFMRDEPPVLVDWLPWNHTFGGNHNVGIVLYNGGSLYIDDGRPVPGEFEKTIANLREIAPTVYFNVPKGFEILVDYLKREDALRETFFSRLNLMFFAAAGLSQHIWDELDRLAIQTLGCKVGMLTGLGATETAPSAMFASLEESRSGVVGLPARGVTIKLVPNGGKLECRVKGPSVMPGYWRQPEVTARSFDEEGFYCLGDAVKFIDPDDPSAACASTGASPRTSSWIPAPGSASGRCGRASSKPVPLM
- a CDS encoding MarR family winged helix-turn-helix transcriptional regulator, yielding MSNDDQNGIDYSMLQSRLGYKLRRAQLVYFDVFFEACAQEGITPGLFSILAIIYHNPGLTQSAVSTALDVDRSAMVAAIDKLESMEVVERRKSKNDRRSYALYLTDKGKEFTERLNRKVSAGEDSFDSFMKEGEREWLLDLLDRIIAARKGG
- a CDS encoding LysR family transcriptional regulator; the protein is MDKKHVDWESLALFITVAREQGLSAAARRVGTSAPTLSRRMLSLERSLGRQLFVRGRLGYSLTDDGQTLLRGLEEVEARIERLTQPRAKIKPTVKISAGSWTALFLMERLHLITGQPPDIKPCFITSEKVLSIRHREAVIGFRNQRPTEKTLVARKLKPVEFAPYMAAEAPERWIKVLVDTPSARWVDREISEEDIVCETSQPRAALDLALTGVGIALLPTFIGDAQDRLRRVHPPIDELRHEQWLVIHQDDRNLPEVRKTIDRIYKFMRNKID
- a CDS encoding aldehyde dehydrogenase; amino-acid sequence: MTTLELLIDGRAKAASQGRTFERANPFTGQATTTAAAASVEDAKAAADAAGRAFATWSQTGPGERRGKLLKAADLMEARQAEFIERMVDETGATPAWAGFNVMVAAGMLREAASLTTQIQGDVIPSNVPDNLAMGIRVPCGVVVGIAPWNAPIILGTRAVATPLACGNTVILKASEQCPATHHLIGEVLVEAGLGDGVVNVITNAPADAPQVVEALIGHSEVARINFTGSTGVGRIIAEKAAHYLKPVLLELGGKAPLLVLDDADLDAAVDAAIFGAFFNQGQICMSTERLIVDASVADAFVDKLAARAAALKAGDPRGEGNALGTLINAESGQKLNALLDDAESHGARLAAGGRADGVIMPATVVDGVTPAMRLYSEESFGPVVAVIRVEGEEEAIRIANDSEYGLSAAVFSRDTARAIKVAGRIQSGICHINAPTVHDEPQMPFGGIKASGYGRFGGKAGIEEFTELRWITIQLGPRHYPI
- a CDS encoding TorF family putative porin; protein product: MNKTSAWLATGVFCAASFSAHAWEINDDFSLYLDIKALSDYRAGGVSMTSNDSALWLDATLVHSKSGGHAGIFTSNIDFGTDANREFAYYLGITRPITENLLGSFTRIEFEYPRDNQFNFGEWIATLSAYGVTLGVKYSDDMKPDAKRTIAWLEYEHSLPHETTLGFRYGLTDQSRDIYVDDDGSRRSTYYDWEIGIGKRQWGLDWRLAYIDTDLSRSECASAFGASNVCSATLVGSISKLF